In Papaver somniferum cultivar HN1 unplaced genomic scaffold, ASM357369v1 unplaced-scaffold_114, whole genome shotgun sequence, a genomic segment contains:
- the LOC113328794 gene encoding uncharacterized protein LOC113328794: MTRISPKKEKHENGNEGTSARTRPFTFEEIMLRRRKNKSSSEAEAEESENLLVKENDVTIPNHSELGEAHEKIKTKASDDSEKISSTREHESTSVEEDQLGRKDNENFDAKSYLVAEKLDKEVSERTKEEKSEIGSRVSSRNEEVTSELENKTEKDTTSRVEGDKKEKHSHHRSRNEERLKDNLENEPDKVTKNKGKRDKNEKSRHYRIRNEEISRDDMEVESNEELRNGAKGDKNKTQCHRESRKEERSTDVSENKPDKDMESKAKADRNDKSSHPKSRNDEISRADVEVQPEKSSRRKETSSGTEKRKSDTETKRKQRPAGYEKDSSEVDGNAVKKQDSGKRYDSETSGRKGRRESSPSHYDEERPKRRRSRSREKRDKDRRSISDLPRAHKRTSYQEREHESSRKSYLDADKNKMSSNSGYGSSHYHRHGGHESRLGGYSPRKRRTDSAVKTPSPTARSPERKSAGWDLPPTGTDKSSAGSILSNIQNSDQILSSSVNEVPAAVLVKSNSATKKAVFSGSSSSTLSASKNSTADNVQPTSPRRRLLVENVPTSASDKYVMECFNNFFLSSDAYHIQGTLPCIRCSMNKEKRQALVEFLTPEGATTALSFDGRLFSGSILKVRRPKDFAESATGVSQKPMAVVDEISDIVKDSPNKIFIGGIAKVLSSDMVKEIASAFGALRAYHFEVNESASEACAFLEYVDKSITLKACAGLNGMKLGGEVLTVVQSTPDASIAGGIEEPPRYAIPEHAKPLLSKATKVLKLQNVLNEEELSTLSGQEVEEVFEDVRLECARYGAVKSINIVRNVNRPTAAPGEIINLASLVSSSPQIEDRCSLKKVEPTGVEVDPNFGETSGPVALGDVRETLVDGADTANCSPCHAENEEDNLDTIVPTSDLGCDTVFQESPSQLDKSKNQFSQTINSSDDFPLRSNSCTENSTAVEEEEMKLEEAGLKLQEASIALNDTSCAKDSSTQDNNKNIDMTDDFEVGCILVEYARTETSCVAAHCLHGRLYGDKTVAVGYVDHDQYMSRFPK; encoded by the exons GAATAAATCAAGTTCAGAAGCGGAAGCTGAAGAGTCAGAGAATCTTTTGGTGAAGGAAAATGATGTAACAATTCCAAATCATTCTGAACTCGGTGAAGCTCATGAAAAAATCAAGACTAAAGCTTCAGACGATAGTGAGAAGATCAGTTCCACAAGGGAACATGAGAGTACCTCTGTGGAGGAGGACCAGTTAGGTagaaaagataatgaaaattttGATGCTAAAAGCTACTTAGTGGCGGAGAAACTAGACAAAGAGGTCAGTGAGAGGACTAAAGAGGAGAAGAGTGAAATAGGTAGTCGTGTCAGTAGTAGAAATGAGGAAGTTACGTCTGAGTTAGAAAATAAAACTGAGAAAGATACTACAAGTAGAGTTGAAGGGGATAAGAAGGAAAAACATAGTCATCACCGAAGCAGAAATGAGGAGAGATTAAAAGATAACTTGGAGAATGAGCCTGACAAAGTTACAAAAAATAAaggtaaaagggataaaaatGAAAAGTCTCGTCATTACAGAATCAGAAACGAGGAGATATCAAGAGATGACATGGAGGTTGAATCTAACGAAGAATTAAGAAATGGAGCTAAAGGGGACAAAAATAAAACACAATGTCACCGTGAAAGTAGAAAAGAGGAGAGATCAACTGATGTTTCGGAGAATAAACCTGATAAAGATATGGAAAGTAAAGCTAAAGCGGATAGAAATGATAAATCGAGTCATCCCAAAAGCAGAAATGATGAGATATCAAGAGCTGACGTTGAAGTTCAACCAGAGAAGAGCTCTCGGAGAAAGGAGACATCTTCAGGCACAGAAAAGAGGAAATCTGACACTGAAACTAAAAGAAAGCAACGCCCAGCTGGTTATGAGAAAGATAGTTCTGAGGTTGATGGGAATGCTGTAAAGAAACAGGATTCCGGAAAAAGATACGACTCAGAAACTTCGGGAAGAAAAGGTAGAAGGGAGTCATCTCCATCTCACTATGATGAAGAGAGGCCAAAAAGAAGAAGGTCAAGGAGTCGTGAAAAAAGGGATAAAGATAGGAGGTCAATTTCTGATTTGCCTAGGGCTCACAAGCGTACTTCTTATCAGGAGCGGGAGCATGAGTCATCTAGGAAGTCGTATCTTGATGCTGATAAGAATAAAATGTCAAGCAATAGTGGGTATGGAAGTAGTCATTATCATCGTCATGGTGGGCATGAAAGTAGGCTTGGTGGCTATTCCCCTAGGAAGAGAAGAACGGACTCTGCTGTTAAGACGCCTTCTCCTACTGCCCGTTCTCCAGAGAGGAAAAGTGCTGGTTGGGATCTCCCACCTACAGGAACTGACAAAAGCTCTGCTGGTTCCATTCTCTCAAACATACAAAACTCTGATCAAATCTTATCCTCCAGTGTAAATGAGGTGCCTGCTGCTGTTCTTGTTAAATCAAATTCAGCAACGAAAAAAGCTGTATTTTCTGGGTCTTCCTCAAGTACCCTATCAGCGTCAAAGAATTCCACTGCTGATAACGTTCAACCAACATCTCCAAGGAGAAGACTTCTTGTAGAGAATGTACCAACTTCAGCCTCTGATAAATATGTAATGGAGTGTTTCAATAACTTTTTTCTGTCATCAGATGCTTATCACATTCAAGGAACCCTGCCATGCATTCGCTGTTCT ATGAATAAAGAGAAGCGGCAAGCTCTTGTGGAATTTCTTACACCAGAAGGTGCCACAACAGCCCTCTCTTTTGATGGTAGACTCTTCTCTGGATCTATTCTCAAAGTTAGACGCCCGAAGGACTTCGCGGAATCAGCA ACTGGTGTCTCACAGAAGCCAATGGCAGTTGTTGATGAAATATCTGACATTGTAAAGGACTCACCAAACAAG ATATTTATTGGTGGAATTGCGAAGGTTCTTTCGTCTGATATG GTAAAGGAGATTGCTAGTGCCTTTGGAGCATTGAGAGCTTATCATTTTGAGGTTAATGAATCTGCCAGTGAAGCATGTGCTTTTTTAGAG TATGTGGACAAGTCAATTACTCTCAAAGCATGTGCTGGATTAAATGGGATGAAGTTAGGAGGGGAAGTCTTAACTGTTGTCCAATCTACTCCTGATGCATCTATTGCTGGG GGCATTGAAGAGCCACCACGTTATGCGATTCCTGAGCATGCAAAGCCTCTACTTTCGAAGGCCACAAAAGTTCTGAAGCTACAAAATGTG TTGAATGAGGAGGAACTATCAACTCTATCGGGacaagaagtggaagaagtgttcGAAGATGTACGCTTGGAGTGTGCAAG GTATGGCGCCGTAAAATCTATTAATATTGTAAGGAATGTTAACAGGCCCACCGCAGCTCCTGGTGAAATCATCAATCTGGCTAGTCTGGTGAGTTCTTCACCTCAAATAGAGGATAGATGTAGCCTGAAGAAAGTGGAGCCCACAGGTGTAGAAGTTGATCCGAACTTTGGAGAAACTAGTGGACCAGTGGCTCTAGGTGATGTCAGAGAAACCCTAGTAGATGGGGCAGATACAGCAAATTGTAGTCCTTGCCATGCCGAAAATGAGGAAGATAATCTGGATACTATTGTTCCTACAAGTGACCTTGGCTGTGATACAGTATTTCAAGAATCCCCCTCCCAACTAGATAAAAGCAAAAATCAATTTTCGCAAACTATTAACAGTAgtgatgattttcctttgcgtaGCAACTCATGCACTGAAAACAGTACAGCCGTTGAGGAggaagaaatgaaactagaagaaGCAGGCCTTAAATTGCAGGAAGCTTCGATAGCATTGAATGATACTTCTTGTGCAAAGGATTCAAGTACCCAagacaataacaaaaacatcGACATGACTGATGATTTTGAAGTAGGGTGCATTCTTGTGGAGTATGCAAGAACAGAAACCTCGTGTGTAGCAGCACACTGCCTACATGGACGACTCTATGGGGATAAAACTGTGGCAGTGGGCTATGTTGACCATGACCAGTACATGTCTAGATTCCCCAAATGA
- the LOC113328846 gene encoding cytochrome P450 89A2-like, translated as MRPPPPSPPLHPATRNCSCRGSRIFAARPPEAATLKRFSSNKHNISASDGPLWRLLRRNLSLQILHPSKIKSFSPARKWVLEQIKGSIKTESKSGKNPADHFQFGGRKLTEDEIVTLCSEFFTAGAGTTSTALQWVMANLVKHQDIQSKLYDEIRKISDDDEIKEEDLKELPYQDTSLRATTKSR; from the exons ATGCGGCCACCTCCACCTTCACCTCCTCTACATCCAGCTACAAGAAATTGCAGTTGTAGAGGCAGCAGAA TTTTTGCTGCCCGTCCACCGGAAGCAGCAACGTTGAAAAGATTTTcaagtaacaaacataatatcaGTGCTTCTGATGGTCCTTTATGGAGACTACTCAGGAGAAATCTTagtcttcagattcttcatcctTCAAAGATCAAATCATTCTCACCAGCTCGAAAATGGGTTTTGGAACAGATCAAAGGAAGTATAAAAACAGAATCGAAATCAGGGAAAAATCCTGCTGATCATTTTCAATTTG GTGGAAGAAAATTGACAGAAGATGAAATTGTTACTTTATGTTCTGAGTTTTTCACTGCAGGTGCTGGTACTACGTCAACAGCTTTACAATGGGTTATGGCTAATTTAGTGAAACATCAAGACATTCAATCCAAATTATATGATGAAATCAGAAAAATATCAGATGATGATGAGATCAAAGAAGAAGATTTAAAAGAACTGCCGTATCAAGATACCTCTttaagagcaacaactaaatcaaGATAG